One window from the genome of Bacillus weihaiensis encodes:
- the pgeF gene encoding peptidoglycan editing factor PgeF translates to MTREPFKQEEESFLAIQEWPDLVSYVTIGFTTRQGGYSDENFSTMNLGLHVKDDTDTVIKNREKIASSTPLSLSNWVFAEQTHSNHIKKVTNQDTGKGIHSYDKGVLDCDGLYTNEKGIMLSLCFADCVPLYFFSAEKKYIGLAHAGWQGTVKNISGEMIKQWQLEGIDPQTVKVAIGPSIEACCYVVDDRVISAINELSLPRNHMSYEMISQGQYKLDLKQLNKNLLIRAGVKEENILTSNYCTSCDADKFFSHRRDHGKTGRMLSFIGLGLEA, encoded by the coding sequence ATGACAAGAGAACCATTCAAACAAGAAGAAGAATCTTTCCTTGCAATTCAAGAGTGGCCGGACCTAGTAAGTTATGTTACGATTGGCTTCACAACGAGGCAAGGCGGATACAGTGACGAAAACTTTTCAACGATGAATTTAGGTCTTCATGTTAAAGATGATACCGATACAGTCATTAAAAATAGAGAAAAAATCGCAAGCAGTACTCCCTTATCTTTATCTAATTGGGTATTTGCAGAGCAGACACACTCCAATCACATTAAGAAAGTTACTAACCAAGATACGGGAAAAGGTATTCACTCGTATGATAAAGGGGTATTGGATTGTGATGGATTGTATACAAATGAAAAAGGTATCATGTTATCATTGTGTTTTGCTGATTGTGTCCCACTATATTTCTTTTCAGCTGAAAAAAAATATATCGGGTTAGCGCATGCTGGCTGGCAGGGAACAGTTAAAAATATCAGTGGTGAAATGATAAAACAATGGCAGCTTGAAGGTATTGATCCTCAGACTGTTAAAGTAGCTATTGGTCCATCAATTGAAGCTTGTTGTTACGTGGTGGATGATCGTGTCATATCAGCTATTAATGAATTATCCTTACCGAGGAACCATATGTCGTATGAGATGATATCTCAAGGACAATACAAATTAGATTTAAAACAGCTTAACAAAAATCTACTTATTCGTGCTGGAGTGAAGGAGGAGAATATCCTCACTTCAAATTACTGTACGAGCTGCGATGCTGACAAATTTTTCTCTCATAGAAGAGATCATGGGAAAACAGGAAGAATGTTAAGCTTTATCGGCTTGGGATTGGAGGCTTAA
- a CDS encoding YlmC/YmxH family sporulation protein: MYISEFQTKDIVNVSDGKKMGNISDFDINVTTGKIQAIIISGQGKMLGFFGKDEEFVIPWRNIVKIGEDVILVRMNKQIDSQAE, from the coding sequence ATGTATATTTCAGAGTTTCAAACGAAGGATATCGTTAACGTATCAGACGGTAAAAAAATGGGGAACATTAGTGATTTTGATATTAATGTCACGACGGGTAAAATTCAAGCCATTATTATAAGTGGTCAAGGAAAAATGTTAGGTTTTTTTGGGAAAGACGAGGAATTCGTCATTCCATGGCGAAATATAGTAAAAATAGGTGAAGATGTGATATTAGTTAGAATGAATAAGCAAATCGATAGTCAAGCGGAATAA
- the sigG gene encoding RNA polymerase sporulation sigma factor SigG produces the protein MTRNKVEICGVDTSKLPVLKNDKMRELFKQMQNGDISAREELVNGNLRLVLSVIQRFNNRGEFVDDLFQVGCIGLMKSIDNFDLGQNVKFSTYAVPMIIGEIRRYLRDNNPIRVSRSLRDIAYKALQVRERLMSETSREPTAEEISKELDVPHEEIVFALDAIQDPVSLFEPIYNDGGDPIFVMDQLSDEKNRDIQWIEELALKEGMRRLNSREKLILRKRFFQGKTQMEVAEEIGISQAQVSRLEKAAIKQMNKNIQN, from the coding sequence GTGACAAGAAATAAAGTTGAAATTTGTGGAGTAGATACCTCAAAACTTCCAGTGCTTAAAAATGATAAGATGAGAGAGCTTTTTAAGCAGATGCAAAACGGCGACATATCAGCAAGAGAAGAGCTGGTGAATGGCAACCTGAGATTGGTACTTAGTGTTATCCAGCGGTTTAACAACAGAGGAGAGTTTGTTGACGATTTGTTTCAAGTTGGCTGTATTGGATTAATGAAATCGATCGATAATTTCGACTTAGGCCAGAATGTCAAATTTTCAACATATGCTGTACCAATGATTATTGGTGAAATTAGACGTTATCTAAGAGATAATAACCCAATCCGTGTTTCACGCTCTCTTAGGGACATTGCTTACAAGGCCCTTCAAGTAAGAGAGCGTCTTATGAGTGAAACATCAAGAGAACCGACAGCAGAGGAAATCTCAAAAGAATTAGATGTACCTCATGAAGAAATCGTATTCGCTCTCGATGCCATTCAAGATCCAGTTTCTCTTTTCGAGCCGATTTATAATGACGGGGGAGACCCAATTTTTGTCATGGATCAATTAAGTGATGAAAAAAATCGTGATATTCAATGGATTGAGGAACTTGCATTAAAAGAAGGAATGAGAAGACTAAATAGCAGGGAGAAGCTAATTCTTAGAAAAAGGTTTTTTCAGGGTAAAACTCAGATGGAAGTTGCTGAAGAAATTGGTATCTCTCAAGCTCAAGTCTCTCGCTTAGAAAAAGCAGCAATTAAACAAATGAATAAAAATATTCAAAACTAA
- the sigE gene encoding RNA polymerase sporulation sigma factor SigE codes for MKKLKLHLTYLWYKLLIKLGIKSDEVYYIGGSEALPPPLSKDEEEVLLQKLPSGDQAARSILIERNLRLVVYIARKFENTGINIEDLISIGTIGLIKAVNTFNPEKKIKLATYASRCIENEILMYLRRNNKLRSEVSFDEPLNIDWDGNELLLSDVLGTEDDIITKDLEANVDRKLLLKALHQLNDREKQIMELRFGLQGGEEKTQKDVADMLGISQSYISRLEKRIIKRLQKEFNKMV; via the coding sequence ATGAAAAAATTAAAATTACATCTAACGTATTTGTGGTATAAGCTATTAATTAAATTAGGGATTAAATCAGACGAGGTTTATTATATTGGTGGTAGTGAAGCTCTTCCACCACCTCTCTCAAAAGATGAAGAAGAGGTACTTTTGCAAAAACTTCCTTCAGGGGACCAAGCAGCACGTTCGATCTTAATCGAACGAAATCTTCGTCTAGTCGTATATATTGCAAGAAAATTTGAAAATACAGGGATAAATATTGAAGATCTTATTAGTATTGGCACCATAGGATTAATCAAAGCTGTAAACACATTTAACCCTGAAAAAAAGATAAAACTAGCTACTTACGCATCTAGGTGTATTGAAAATGAAATTTTAATGTACTTGAGAAGAAATAACAAGCTAAGATCAGAGGTTTCGTTTGATGAACCATTAAATATAGATTGGGATGGGAATGAGCTGCTATTATCTGATGTACTAGGTACTGAGGATGATATTATTACAAAAGATTTAGAAGCGAACGTTGATCGCAAATTATTGTTAAAGGCACTTCATCAATTAAACGATCGTGAGAAACAAATTATGGAACTGCGTTTTGGTTTACAGGGTGGAGAGGAAAAAACGCAAAAAGATGTTGCAGATATGTTAGGGATCTCTCAATCCTATATTTCACGACTTGAAAAAAGAATTATTAAAAGATTACAAAAAGAATTTAATAAAATGGTCTAA
- the spoIIGA gene encoding sigma-E processing peptidase SpoIIGA codes for MSIYLDVIWFLNFSFDLFLLLLTSIALKRKKMKVRLVVAAFIGSSVVLFMFSPYSVIATNPIGKMVISILMVIVAFGFKKFSYFFQNVLAFYFVTFMVGGGMIGTHFFFQSETNYLDGIFLTNSTGFGHPVSWLFILIGFPTIWLFSKKQIEGVESKKIHHDQIVSVSIRIEQTQFTLKGLIDSGNQLVDPISRSPVMIIDIFKVKEYIPEQLLKQALQDDVMKSISEDDQGHEWEHRVRIIPYRVVGKEHQFLLGLKPDEVTIEMNNETFHVQKTIVGLNRTQLSSEDEYECIVHPKMLQGQSVQNVS; via the coding sequence ATGTCTATTTATTTAGACGTTATTTGGTTCTTAAACTTTTCCTTTGATCTATTTCTATTACTTTTAACATCAATTGCCTTAAAGAGAAAAAAAATGAAAGTTAGGCTTGTAGTAGCTGCCTTTATTGGTTCAAGTGTTGTTCTATTCATGTTTTCTCCGTATAGCGTCATTGCTACAAATCCAATTGGGAAAATGGTTATTTCTATCTTAATGGTCATCGTTGCATTTGGCTTTAAGAAATTCAGTTATTTCTTTCAGAATGTATTGGCCTTTTATTTTGTTACTTTTATGGTCGGCGGTGGAATGATTGGTACTCACTTTTTCTTTCAATCAGAGACCAATTACCTTGATGGAATCTTTTTAACGAATTCAACTGGCTTTGGACACCCTGTAAGTTGGTTATTCATATTAATTGGATTTCCTACAATTTGGCTATTTTCAAAAAAGCAAATTGAAGGTGTGGAATCGAAAAAAATTCATCATGATCAGATTGTGTCCGTTTCAATACGCATTGAACAGACGCAATTTACGCTCAAAGGATTAATAGATAGTGGTAATCAATTGGTGGACCCTATTTCAAGAAGTCCTGTTATGATCATTGATATATTTAAGGTGAAAGAATATATACCAGAGCAGCTACTAAAACAAGCACTCCAGGATGATGTAATGAAGTCAATTAGTGAAGATGATCAAGGTCATGAATGGGAACATCGAGTAAGAATTATTCCCTATAGAGTGGTAGGAAAAGAACATCAATTTCTACTAGGTCTTAAACCTGACGAGGTAACCATTGAAATGAATAATGAAACCTTTCATGTTCAAAAGACCATTGTAGGATTAAATCGAACTCAATTGTCTTCAGAGGATGAATATGAGTGTATTGTTCATCCGAAAATGCTTCAGGGTCAGTCGGTGCAAAATGTATCATAA
- the ftsZ gene encoding cell division protein FtsZ yields MLEFETNIDGLATIKVIGVGGGGNNAVNRMIEHGVQGVEFIAVNTDAQALNLSKAEVKMQIGSKLTRGLGAGANPEVGKKAAEESREQIEEALRGADMVFVTAGMGGGTGTGAAPVIAQIAKDLGALTVGVVTRPFTFEGRKRQMQAAGGISAMKDSVDTLIVIPNDRLLEIVDKNTPMLEAFREADNVLRQGVQGISDLIATPGLINLDFADVKTIMSNKGSALMGIGVATGESRASEAAKKAISSPLLEKSIDGAQGVLMNITGGMNLSLYEVQEAADIVASASDQEVNMIFGSVINENLKDEIIVTVIATGFAEQETNPLKQQPSRQFNSGSTMTKPAQKREPKREETTHEAPSRGNVQQTQQQADDTLDIPTFLRNRNKRR; encoded by the coding sequence ATGTTGGAGTTTGAAACAAATATTGACGGCTTAGCTACCATCAAGGTTATTGGAGTAGGTGGCGGTGGTAATAACGCCGTTAATCGAATGATAGAGCACGGAGTTCAAGGTGTAGAATTTATTGCAGTGAATACAGATGCACAAGCTTTGAACTTATCAAAAGCAGAAGTGAAAATGCAAATTGGTTCTAAGCTAACAAGAGGATTAGGTGCAGGCGCTAACCCAGAGGTTGGTAAAAAAGCTGCCGAAGAAAGCAGAGAACAAATCGAGGAAGCTCTTAGAGGTGCTGATATGGTGTTTGTTACCGCTGGAATGGGTGGTGGAACAGGTACTGGAGCTGCACCTGTTATTGCACAAATAGCAAAAGATTTAGGAGCTTTAACAGTAGGTGTTGTGACAAGACCGTTTACATTTGAAGGAAGAAAGCGTCAAATGCAGGCAGCGGGCGGAATAAGTGCAATGAAGGATTCTGTCGATACGCTTATTGTTATTCCAAACGATCGTTTGCTTGAAATTGTCGATAAGAATACACCAATGCTTGAAGCATTTAGAGAAGCTGATAATGTGTTACGACAAGGTGTTCAAGGTATTTCTGACTTAATCGCTACTCCTGGTTTAATTAACCTTGACTTTGCAGATGTTAAAACAATTATGTCCAATAAAGGTTCTGCTTTGATGGGTATTGGTGTAGCAACAGGAGAAAGTCGTGCTTCTGAAGCTGCTAAAAAAGCTATCTCAAGTCCATTGTTAGAAAAATCAATTGATGGTGCTCAAGGTGTTCTAATGAACATTACGGGTGGTATGAATTTAAGTCTATATGAAGTACAAGAAGCGGCAGATATTGTAGCTTCTGCATCAGATCAAGAAGTAAACATGATCTTTGGTTCTGTTATTAATGAAAATTTGAAAGATGAGATTATTGTTACGGTGATTGCAACTGGTTTTGCTGAACAGGAAACAAACCCACTTAAGCAACAGCCTTCACGCCAATTTAATTCTGGAAGCACGATGACTAAGCCTGCACAAAAGCGTGAACCAAAACGTGAGGAAACAACACATGAAGCTCCATCACGTGGAAATGTTCAACAAACACAACAACAAGCAGATGATACATTAGATATTCCTACATTTTTAAGAAACCGTAATAAGCGTAGATAA
- the ftsA gene encoding cell division protein FtsA has translation MNSNELFVSLDIGTSSVKVIIGEMANDTLNIIGVGNVKSEGLRKGSIVDIDATVHSIKKAVEQAERMVGISLKRVVVGVTGNHVHLQDCHGVVAVSSENREISNEDVRRVIDAAQVISIPPEREIIDVIPRQFIVDGLDEINDPRGMLGVRLEMEGIIITGSKTILHNLLRCVERAGLEITDICLQPLAAGSVALSKDEKNLGVALVEIGGGSTTIAVFEQDHLVATSVLPVGGEHITKDLSIGLRTTTEEAERIKLKHGHAFYDHASEDEIFEASVIGSDQKRTFNQLEVADIIEARMEEIYELILHELRRLGVQDLPGGLVLTGGTVKMPGVLELGQAILQNSVRIASPDYIGVREPQYMTGVGLIQFAHKNAKIQGRKIGSNVQVDAIEVAATYEQPTQQQRTKPQKQQEENKVNKVKKFFGYFFE, from the coding sequence ATGAACAGCAATGAACTATTTGTAAGTCTTGACATCGGTACATCCAGTGTTAAAGTAATTATTGGTGAAATGGCAAATGATACTTTAAACATTATTGGTGTAGGTAATGTAAAATCAGAAGGATTACGTAAAGGGTCTATCGTCGATATAGATGCGACCGTTCATTCTATTAAGAAAGCTGTTGAACAAGCTGAAAGAATGGTTGGAATCTCGTTAAAAAGAGTGGTAGTTGGTGTTACTGGAAATCACGTGCACCTTCAAGACTGTCACGGAGTAGTAGCTGTATCAAGTGAAAATCGCGAAATTTCTAATGAAGACGTTAGACGTGTGATAGACGCTGCTCAGGTCATATCGATACCACCTGAACGAGAAATCATTGATGTAATACCAAGGCAATTTATAGTGGATGGACTAGACGAAATTAATGATCCGAGAGGAATGCTTGGGGTTCGTCTAGAAATGGAAGGTATTATTATTACTGGTTCAAAGACGATCTTACATAATTTATTACGATGTGTAGAGCGTGCAGGCCTAGAAATTACAGATATTTGCTTGCAACCATTGGCAGCAGGTTCTGTTGCACTATCAAAAGATGAGAAAAATCTAGGTGTCGCTCTAGTTGAAATTGGTGGTGGTTCTACAACTATTGCAGTTTTTGAACAAGACCACTTAGTCGCAACTTCTGTACTACCAGTTGGTGGCGAGCATATAACGAAGGATCTTTCAATAGGACTTCGCACAACGACAGAGGAAGCAGAAAGAATCAAACTAAAGCATGGACATGCTTTTTATGATCATGCCTCTGAGGATGAAATCTTTGAAGCGTCTGTTATAGGTTCTGATCAAAAGAGAACCTTTAACCAATTAGAAGTTGCTGATATTATAGAAGCTAGAATGGAAGAAATCTACGAGCTTATTTTACATGAGTTAAGGAGACTTGGAGTTCAAGACTTACCAGGAGGGTTAGTTTTAACAGGTGGTACGGTTAAAATGCCTGGGGTACTTGAATTAGGACAGGCAATCCTTCAAAATAGTGTAAGAATAGCAAGCCCAGATTATATTGGTGTGAGAGAACCACAATATATGACTGGCGTTGGGTTAATTCAATTCGCACATAAAAATGCTAAAATTCAAGGTAGAAAAATTGGTTCGAATGTACAAGTAGATGCTATTGAGGTTGCAGCAACTTACGAACAACCAACACAACAGCAAAGAACTAAACCTCAAAAACAACAAGAGGAAAATAAAGTGAATAAAGTGAAGAAGTTTTTTGGTTACTTCTTTGAATAG
- a CDS encoding small basic family protein has protein sequence MWLPILGLLLGIFLGIVSELRIPPEYSNYLSIAILAALDTLLGGIRAHLQDIYDEMVFVSGFFFNIILAASLAFLGVHLGVDLYLVAVFAFGVRLFQNIAVIRRILISKWALSREKLKKS, from the coding sequence ATGTGGTTGCCTATATTAGGGTTACTTTTAGGGATATTTTTAGGTATTGTATCAGAACTGCGTATCCCTCCTGAATATTCAAACTACCTATCAATTGCCATACTTGCTGCCCTTGATACTCTACTGGGAGGAATAAGGGCACATTTGCAAGACATATACGATGAAATGGTCTTTGTATCTGGTTTTTTCTTTAACATCATACTAGCTGCAAGTTTAGCTTTTCTCGGGGTTCATCTTGGTGTAGACTTGTACTTAGTAGCAGTGTTTGCCTTTGGAGTTAGACTCTTTCAAAATATAGCTGTAATAAGAAGGATTTTAATCTCAAAATGGGCTCTTTCACGAGAAAAATTGAAAAAAAGTTGA
- a CDS encoding DUF881 domain-containing protein, with translation MNRGWKKGLSFTFLTMIFGMMLAVQFQTIQEPIVRDTRDMWQLREDLTKQQQLQIELLSEIRKYNAMIKTYENEENQNPETALKDNLNVLKEEAGLTEISGEGLVITIDQLFSEDLIGKPLQNVSPELLKRLINELNSYGAKDIAIADRRFINSSVIRDINGQTKMDNFSLDKLPLKIKVISDNVEKLYNRMSASTTDEDFAIDNLSLNISKPIDHMIIPAYEDPIRVKNMKAVKANKGGG, from the coding sequence ATGAATAGAGGCTGGAAAAAGGGGCTGAGTTTTACGTTCCTTACAATGATATTTGGTATGATGCTAGCCGTTCAATTTCAGACAATTCAGGAGCCTATTGTAAGGGATACACGTGATATGTGGCAACTCAGGGAAGATTTAACAAAACAACAGCAGCTTCAAATAGAGCTTTTAAGTGAAATCCGAAAATATAATGCAATGATTAAAACGTATGAAAATGAGGAAAATCAGAACCCTGAAACAGCTTTAAAAGATAACCTGAATGTATTAAAAGAAGAAGCGGGTCTAACAGAAATTTCTGGTGAAGGATTAGTCATTACGATTGACCAATTATTCAGTGAAGACTTAATTGGTAAACCTCTTCAAAATGTCTCACCGGAGTTATTGAAAAGATTAATAAATGAGTTAAATTCTTATGGAGCGAAAGATATCGCTATAGCAGATAGAAGATTCATTAATTCATCCGTCATTAGAGATATTAATGGTCAAACCAAAATGGATAATTTTAGTTTAGATAAACTTCCTTTGAAAATTAAAGTTATTTCAGATAATGTTGAAAAGCTTTATAATCGAATGAGTGCATCTACTACAGATGAAGATTTTGCAATTGATAATTTAAGTTTGAATATATCTAAACCAATTGATCATATGATTATTCCTGCGTATGAAGATCCAATACGAGTGAAAAATATGAAAGCTGTTAAAGCGAATAAAGGAGGGGGATAA
- a CDS encoding DUF881 domain-containing protein, producing the protein MKGSYVILSLIFLVLGFLISYSFQLTREKAKGETLSPEQWDKEYQIRSQLITKEEINRDLQKELFEKQERVEEIEASLKEEKQVYYNLVEDVEKYRMYVGDVAVEGKGVQVTLEDASYVPDGENVNNYIVHESQIFSVINELYISGADAVSVNGQRLSRHSYIYCNGPVVTVDGNQFPAPFVISAIGDPNVMIPALNITGGVIDQLTYDHVVVAVEKKDKIVMEPLLNEQKDSAS; encoded by the coding sequence ATGAAAGGCAGTTATGTCATTTTATCTCTTATCTTCTTGGTTTTAGGCTTTTTAATTTCATATTCTTTTCAATTAACAAGAGAGAAAGCAAAAGGTGAAACTCTTTCTCCAGAGCAATGGGACAAAGAATATCAAATTAGATCACAGCTCATAACAAAGGAAGAGATTAATCGCGATTTGCAAAAGGAATTGTTTGAAAAGCAAGAAAGAGTAGAAGAGATTGAAGCTTCATTGAAAGAAGAAAAACAAGTCTATTATAATTTAGTGGAAGATGTCGAAAAATACAGAATGTATGTTGGTGACGTTGCAGTAGAAGGGAAAGGAGTACAGGTGACTCTAGAGGATGCTTCTTATGTTCCTGACGGTGAAAACGTTAATAACTATATCGTTCATGAATCTCAGATTTTTAGTGTAATAAATGAGCTATACATTTCTGGTGCAGATGCAGTTTCTGTCAATGGTCAGAGACTTTCAAGACACTCTTATATTTATTGTAATGGTCCAGTTGTAACTGTTGATGGGAACCAATTCCCAGCACCCTTTGTTATATCTGCCATAGGAGATCCAAATGTCATGATACCAGCCTTAAATATTACAGGTGGTGTAATAGATCAGCTTACATATGACCATGTAGTTGTAGCTGTTGAGAAAAAAGATAAGATTGTAATGGAACCCTTATTGAACGAGCAAAAAGACTCGGCCTCCTAA
- a CDS encoding cell division protein FtsQ/DivIB — protein sequence MVEKKVVSLEDRIPKLQQQRKQKSNRRLISFLSIFFLLILLVIYFQSPLSKVASISVEGNEHVDSKEIIELSGITTSTGFWNINISEVEKNLSNHLQIKHVEIQKKFPNEVVLNVAEYASIAYIEKSSTYYPILENGQALEEKSIALPADAPLLVDWNSEEDIKELTAELLKLPPTILNSISEIHHTPGKTDPWLIKLYMNDGFEVHASVRTFAKKMKSYPSIVNALDENSRGVIHLEVGSYFESYEEMKKEEESASNEE from the coding sequence ATGGTGGAGAAAAAAGTTGTTTCGTTAGAAGACCGCATCCCAAAATTACAACAACAACGAAAACAGAAATCAAATCGAAGACTTATTTCTTTTTTATCAATCTTTTTTCTGCTAATATTACTTGTTATTTATTTTCAGTCCCCATTGAGTAAGGTTGCCTCTATCTCTGTAGAAGGAAATGAGCATGTTGATTCTAAAGAAATCATTGAATTAAGTGGAATTACGACTTCTACAGGATTTTGGAATATTAACATATCTGAAGTTGAAAAGAATCTAAGCAACCATTTGCAAATAAAACATGTGGAAATACAGAAGAAATTTCCAAATGAAGTCGTTCTAAATGTTGCTGAATATGCTAGCATTGCTTATATTGAAAAATCTAGCACTTATTATCCTATTTTGGAGAATGGACAAGCGTTAGAGGAGAAGAGTATTGCATTGCCTGCAGATGCTCCATTATTAGTCGATTGGAATAGTGAAGAGGATATAAAAGAATTGACAGCTGAACTATTAAAGCTTCCTCCTACAATACTTAATTCGATCTCGGAAATACATCATACTCCTGGTAAAACAGATCCTTGGTTAATTAAACTCTACATGAATGATGGATTTGAAGTTCATGCTTCTGTTAGAACCTTTGCTAAGAAAATGAAATCATATCCAAGTATTGTGAATGCGTTAGATGAAAATAGTAGAGGGGTCATTCATTTAGAGGTCGGCTCCTACTTTGAATCATATGAAGAAATGAAGAAGGAAGAGGAGTCTGCTAGTAATGAAGAGTAG
- the murB gene encoding UDP-N-acetylmuramate dehydrogenase: MLTITDELKNENIGKVLVNEPLAKHTTIKIGGPADLLIEPTNSESLEKALEIIKKHDVPWRAIGRGSNLLVADEGIRGVVIKIGTGMDEMNIEGDVLTVGGGYSVIKLATIISKKGLSGLEFASGIPGSIGGAVYMNAGAHGSDMSTILIKALVLFEDGSLQWLTNEELEFSYRTSILQEKRPGICVQAVLKLQEGKKEDIVGVMQKNKDYRRDTQPWNYPCAGSIFRNPLPHYAGKLVEDAGLKGHQIGGAKISDMHGNFIVNAGGAKAKDVLDLIDFVKQTILEKYGVSMETEVEIIGGK; the protein is encoded by the coding sequence ATGCTAACTATTACAGATGAATTAAAAAATGAAAATATTGGAAAGGTACTCGTAAATGAGCCTTTAGCAAAACATACGACAATTAAAATAGGTGGTCCTGCTGATCTATTAATAGAGCCAACAAATAGTGAGAGTTTGGAAAAAGCATTAGAAATTATAAAGAAGCATGATGTACCATGGAGAGCGATTGGGAGAGGCTCCAATCTTTTAGTAGCGGATGAGGGTATTAGAGGTGTAGTTATCAAAATTGGTACAGGTATGGATGAGATGAACATTGAGGGAGATGTACTCACTGTTGGCGGTGGCTACTCTGTAATTAAACTAGCAACCATTATTAGTAAAAAAGGGTTGTCAGGCCTTGAATTTGCAAGTGGAATTCCTGGTTCCATCGGTGGGGCAGTGTATATGAATGCAGGTGCACATGGTTCAGACATGTCTACTATTTTGATAAAAGCTCTTGTTTTATTTGAAGATGGTTCCTTACAATGGCTTACAAACGAAGAGTTAGAATTTTCTTACCGTACGTCAATTCTTCAAGAAAAACGTCCTGGCATTTGTGTTCAAGCTGTACTTAAACTCCAGGAAGGGAAGAAAGAGGATATTGTAGGTGTTATGCAAAAGAATAAAGATTATAGAAGAGATACTCAACCTTGGAATTATCCTTGTGCAGGGAGTATTTTTAGAAATCCCTTACCACATTATGCTGGGAAACTTGTAGAAGATGCTGGATTAAAAGGGCATCAAATCGGGGGAGCTAAAATATCAGATATGCATGGTAATTTTATTGTAAATGCCGGTGGTGCAAAAGCAAAGGATGTTTTAGATTTAATCGATTTTGTAAAGCAAACTATACTAGAAAAGTACGGTGTGAGCATGGAGACTGAAGTTGAAATCATTGGCGGGAAATAG